The Ostrinia nubilalis chromosome 11, ilOstNubi1.1, whole genome shotgun sequence genomic sequence TTTGGTTTGGTTGCGGTAACGGGAATTCGATATGCTTAACCACGAAATTATTTTGGTTTGATTCTACAGCATTTATCAACTATTTGATAATCTGCCTGcctttttttaaagagaaaagTACCGTGTTTCCCCAGTAGCGGTCCCAGTGGAGACCCATGATGGGGCTTCTGATTTTTTTCCCCAGAAGTGCCATTAATTGGACTATTGGGATTTCAATTCTCAGTAGTCCCGTGTAATACCTACACAGACGCAAAAAAACGCACAGTTaaaatatagttatttattgTCATGTTCCGTCATGAGACACTCCACTAGGACTAAGTACTGGGAATAAACGAAAAGTACTGTGTTACGGCTCTCAATTCCAAGATCCTGGGCTTAAATCCCAAATAGGATCCGATAAATTGAAAAGTCGCTTGTTCACAAAGTTTGATACCATTATTGTGACCATAATTGCTATAAGCTTACTCAAAAGAAGTAGTCGCTAAAATACGAGCGATTCCGGGATTAATCACAGCAAGTCCCCAAAACGTTAAGTAGTAAATGCAGctgccaataaataaataaacgcgcTAATCCTCGTCCCTGAAAGTAGCAAGTCTACTCCAAAGAAAAACAGCGCAATATATTTACTCAGGACATTGTGTTTTTATCGCGGTAATCGCTGTAAACCGCCCTCTTTAATATTAAACGAAAAGAATTAGCAAAGAGGCTCCGTAGAAACAATACGCTTTCACTGGacattttttatagttttaaaaTTGCAATAACGTCTTAATGAGACACAATGATGTATACACCGCCGATTTAAGAAGGTATTACTGTAgcgtaaaacaaatgaaaaaagagttttgttttgataaagaagTTTGGATCTTATTATGTTGTTGGTAAGGGCGTTGTAAGTTTGCAAGGGGTATTAATAAATCACTGGCTGTGGTGACAACGTTATGAAATTATGATTCATTTTGTGTGAGCAGCGCCTTAATAGTGACTGAGGCATGCCTCTCGTATCGGCTCTACATTTCGTTcgctattttttgttttttttcgcGTGTTATTTATTGTATGGCCAGGATTGAGCGGTAGCAGCTTTGATATTAGGTTGAATGgtttagatgtttttttgttttacaatttgACCTCTCGTCATTTGATAAAAGAAATTGAATATTTACGGCCAGTTCTTTTTAAGATTATTCTTAATTTAGTTACTGTTTGCAGTTTGTGCCTACTTTTCCACATTCTTAAACGAGTGcattttttgtaaatagttaaGCAAATGCCTAATTAATTATAGAACTAATAATTTTAGTAAACCATATCAGCATATTTGAAAAACATTGTTGCATGTTTGTTAAACAgctgtttaaaataaatttttcttcttttaattaCGTGTTCAGAAACTAAGTATGATCAATGTTTTGTTACCATTCCAAGTGCATCTATCATTTAGAAATCTTATTTATCTTTCATTAAATCTTTAAGGACAATATTGCCTCATTAAGTGTAATAGTTATGAATTATtgtgatattattataaaataataataataatggtggATTTATTAAGCATTTGTTAGTAACACCTGCAAAATAGATTACGACGGCCTTATTTAAATCAATGTTTAACATATTTATCGCTGGAATGTAGGACTgaataatacttattattattaataatgctAAAACGATGCGTCGGTCAAGGATTTTGTggataatattaatttcataaattatttatgtctcTATTGGCGCCAAAGCGGAGCTGTTATGATTTCAAAGTGATTGGAAATTATAGGGCtaagtaaacaatattttaataaattaaatcatcatcatcgttacGATCTATGTCCATTTAAGGCTTAAAAAGGTCTTTTCGGTCGATTTTTACAATGTTCACCCTAGCtgtcaataaaaattaactgtacaatattcagtttccatttttcCTTATTCAGCGCTTTAAAATCAGACAAAAAGATAAGTAATATGGCATGGAAAAGGCAAAGCGAattgtttggaatgtttctaaTTAGAAAAAGTTTCAGTAAAAACAAGCACCAAATAATATAGAaacaataaggctgggttgcaccatcttatttcaactttgacaaacctcaaaattctgtcaaactccatacaaaaaaaccggttatcgttatagttacgtttaaagttaggtggtgcaactcagcctaaaaataatgtttaaatactggtatttatttatcattactGGTAAGAAATCATTACTGGTCTGGACCAGTAATGATTTCTTATCAGGCAAAGTTTACTCTGAATTTAAAGCATTATTAGCATTAAATTCAGACTAAACTTTTGAACAGGAAATGAAATCTATGACATTATTACCTACATTTCATGACGAACAACCCTTTTATTCATTTAATCGAGCTTTTTCCCATTTTATTCGATGAAATAGATTACCAACACTTCAAAGCGTTTTCGAAATTTCGAAAACCATTTAACACAATTGGTTTTTATTAACCATAATCGCTTTTTGTTTGCAAATGAAAAATGGTATAACTGTAAAAGCGTCAATAAACGCCAAAGCAAATGACCGCTTTTCGATTCTTCACCGACAAAAAACAATTAATGAAACTTTTCACAATATTTATTGCCTCTCATTTGTATGGCGCACGTCTTCATTATAGTATTTCGCGTCAATAAAATGATAACCAGTTTTTGTGTCCATATTAAACTGGCTAAAGGTCACCAGATAAGGTTAAGTGATGGTTTAATGGGTGATGGAAAGTAGCATATCGTAATGTGActattatatacatttatacGCGTCGTGAAATACCGTGGTAGCTGACTGAGCCATACTTGCGTAGGCGCATAGTGATGGGCAGTATGCAGTTACAAAATCAACTtgtccatacaaattgtatcaGTCGATTGGATAATTAGTTTTAAAGAAGTTATCTTTTATAGTTTCATTCTCTGAATTATGTTTGAGATTTCAAGAATATTGTTTCCTTATTTAGGTAGATCTATGAGTGTTGATTAGGTTTTCAatggaaataaataatgataattttacTAACAGGAaagtactaaaatattattatagaataaCTAATTCTAGCGGTATAATAACTAGATGATAAATGGGCgaaatgaataataaaaatactaacaAACATTTTCAGAAATAAAATTCGATCCAATAAACTTCATCAGAGTGGAAACTACCTTTATGTCATCTACTTTAAGTGTTTGTAAACCTCATTGTCTTAGATTTCATTAAGTTAAATTACAGGGAAAGTTACTATTGAGACgaaataaaaatcattaatATGTGGCAATGACCACCTTGCTTGATAATAAAGTTTATTCGGTATCCATACATAGCCCAAGTCGTGTTTACATCGGTCGAACTTATTCTAGGGGAGCAGTCTCAGTTGGAGATCAGCACCGCTCAGCCGCCATGGATCAGATGACAAGATATTTACAATGgtcgataataataataggatttaaaaaggtaaaaaaattcGTCAAACTATAGATGTAAAAGCCCATTGTGGAAGGAATAACCAAAACGAAAATTGGTCTAAAGTTGATGATACTAAAGAAAATTGAACTTACAATTCCGTGATGTTACCAAAAGAGCAAATAATTTGAAGTTACAATCAAAGAAACTATAAAAATAGAAACTGTTCTTGAAGGTTTTGACCAAAATCCAATGGCTAGTCCAATGAGCAGTTTGACAGTTTACGCAGCGGGTTTCTCATCGGAGACGGCAGTGGTGGCAGAGACCACGTCACCGCCATCTTCAGGGGAAGCCTGGCAGGAGAGCGATGGGAATTTCTTGTACAGCGCAGCGCGGTATTTGGGATGGCTGTAAATAAACGATTTGTATTAACAATGATGTTTGTATAcgttttatgatatttttacgATAACATGAATTGCTTTGTCTTACAAATGAAAGCTCCGTGATAAAATGCAAGATACAGAGCACTATAATGTATTAACATCCATAAGATGTGGAGGTGATATGGGTTTAAGATGTTGTAATAATGTAGAAAATAGTAAAAATTCAATCAGATGAAGCAGATTGCTCAAAGAAATGAACAATGAGTATTTTGTCCAATAAGACAATTGGAAATAAGGCTTTAATCAGAAGATACTCATGCTTACAGAATAATTGAAAATGTGACTGAAATCAACGAAAAAGAAGGAGAAAACAGTAGAGTTTCTTGACTGTATACAATAGCCTGCATACGATTTATTGAATAATTCAGTTACatctaacataaaaataaaaaatgaagatGATTATTCACCTGATACCATATACAATGGGGTTGTAGACGGCATTAGCCTTGGCGAAGAGGGAGCCCCAGATAGTGGCCAGGGGGCTGATGGGCGCGCTCTCGAACACCCCGGTGTAGTTGATCACCAGGTAGGGAGTCCACGCCATGAACCACAGGGAAATGGTCATCAAGGCAACCTGTATTAAGATACCAATAAATGTATAGACTAACGAGGAGAAAAGACCTGTATTCGAAGAAGCAGATGCTAAACGTAACTTTAAGATGATTGGACAATGTTTTGTATTAGAAATAAAGTTTACATGAATACTAGTTTGATATTAGGAAAATGATTCATTGCGAATCAACCTGATACATTCTGAGTCCGTAAAACTAtcataatgaaatgaaatgaaatagtttattcagtacataggccctttccagggcacttataaatacaaataataatacagcTACTTCGGATCGATGTTATTGGACTTAGATCAGACGCAGTCATATTTCCTTATAGAGTAAGGATAATGAAATACTTGCCTTGGCAAGTTTGCACTCAGCGCTGGTGTTGGCGGCTTCAGAAGACCTGAGGGAAGCAACGTTCATCTTCTTGGCTTGTTCACGCATAGCCTTTTCGTGGGCAGCAACAGCCTGAAACCCATCCAACGTGTCAGTGCAAGATCCTAACATTAGCTTAAATTCAAGGTAGATTTAGGAAATACAACAGCTAACTCTCTTGATCCTAAAATTCACTGTGATTAACTAGTTATGAATCgatgaaattatttaatttacctgAACGATGAAGTAGTAAGAGTAGATGATGAGGAGCAGAGGCAGGAAGTACACGAAGACTGAGTAGACCAGGATGTAGCTGCGGCTGAGCCAGTCCTTGGTCAGGTAGTCAGTTCCGCAGGCGGTCATGTTGCCTTCGGGCACATACCTGTTAGCAGATAAATATTATATAATTCATAGCAACTTTGATGACCaatgatattttattactaaacgACTTCATGCTAAATTACAAACCTGTTCCACCCGAAGAAAGGAGCAAGAGTCCACGCGAGAGAGAAGGCCCAGATGAAAAGGATGCGAGATAGAGCGCCGTTCTTGGTCATGGGCTGGGCAGCGATACCCTTGACGATGACGTTGTACCGGTCGAAGGCAATCATGGTCATAGACCAGATGGAAGCACAGCCGAAGAGAGATCCCGCACAGCCGTAGAGCTCACAAGCGAATGGACCTATAGACAAGAGACAAAATTATATTAGATAATGCATTACAAATTTGAAGAAAAATCCATTGAATTGATGTGAAATTTCTTttaattgagaaaatttacACTTACCAAATACCCATGTTTCGTTATAGCAGTTGATAACCATAGCTGGAGCCATCGCGCACATCATCAAGAAATCGGAGAAAGCGAGATTGACCACCAGCAGGTTAGAGGGTGTCTTCAGATTCTGCAAGAAAACTCAATTGATGAAATGCAAATCCAAAATCAagacattattaattaatgccAAAGCTTTTGTCACAAGTGATAAAGACGAAAATTAAATAGCAAACCTTGGTTGAAGAGAAGATGTAGATGACCATTCCGTTGCCAATGATTGAGATGAGACCGAGGACTCCAATGGTGAAGCCCAGAAGTCCGTGCCAAAGGGGGTTCATAGGAGGGAACTGATACCTATAAGTATAAAAGAAATAAGAATCGTGTGAATAATTAAATAGTTGTACAGCAGtacattttcattataattaaaaGTGTTTTTGTGATCCCTCATTTTGGAAAAATAGACTACATTAAAAAGTTCTGAACCAGCTTTTACTTCGATAATTATCACAATTATGATGATTCATTAAAAAGTGCGAAGATTGGAACAACGTGCTTACCAGTGAGGGTCGACCATGTGCAACATTTCTGGTGCCACCTTGTCGACGACGGTCTGGTTGGCGGTGCCGAATGCGGCAACCTGCCCGCCCCATGCTTGAAGAGCTGCGACTCCTGGTCCTGTAGCCATCTTGTTGAGTTGACGGCGATTGGTTACCTGAAGAAAAAACGATTAACATGGAAGAGGCAAACCCTGAAACTCACACTGAGGTTCAGGTTTTGACAATTGACAATTTTGTTTTGATCCGACAGTACGTACGTACCTACTAAAAGTTTTGCTacatcatattataaaaattgtgaaaacgCAAAGAAATGTAGCACGATTTCTTATCAGTTAGTGATTAACGATAactatgtaaaaaaaacttcaaaacaaaaaataagagCACTAAAGAGCTTTCCATGACGATGATGTTAAAGATAtcgattaaaacaaaaaaaatcataaaataaaaaaaacttcgctgaaaattacaataaaataaagaaaaaccaAAAGAATAGTGGAAAAAAAGATGAAAACCAAAATTACTTACTCAAAAGTAGCAAATGAAAAGATGGTGTTAGATGGTTAACTAAAAGTACTGAAGAAAATCGCGATGCGAACTACTCCAGACTTCAGTGTAACCGACCAGTGCGCTGGGGAGGCAAGCCACGGAGACTACTCGACTTCTTCAGGCCTACCCTCGTCTTTTATACTGCCCAAGGATTAGAAACACGAGAAATCGATATTCTTAATGGGATATAAGTTTAAGAAGGTGAATACATTAGGGCGGCCTTGCAAGGAAATGGAAATTAGATTATATTTGGCCACAAATTAGTAAGAATGGTGTTGTGTTACTTCGCAAGTGAACTGAGTAGGTAAGTGgttattttattagtattcaTAAGATCCTGCAATGTAGAGtccaaaaatattacaataagaCAGCTTGTAATTAaatctaaaatacttttattagagAAGATAGGAAAATCTTGTtacgattttaaataaattatttcaaaatcttgaaatgatCACCCATAGACCAGAAATCAAGCAATTGTGAGGTGAAGTCACAAACagttatgatttatttatgacTGTTTATCTCATACTCATCATGTTGTCTATAGAGTTCTCCATAAATCATAAATTGCTCAAGCGCACTGCTTGCGGAATTTTCTTCTgataaaattacctttcaatggATTATTTTTGATCTTACTCGTTATTGCGATTGGGCAGTTGACGCTCGCAATCAACTAGCTTTATATGAGCTGCCAACATTACATAAAATTTTAACCCCTtacctactaataaaaagttactaaCTTTAAAACAGTGTAAGTAAACTCTCATTTCCaaactaaacgtcactttaaaacactattcAACGAGTGTGAATTTGTTATtaatagtaaaattttgtaagttgtaagtttattttccctacaACGTGAAAAGTGATACAGTTAATTTTAAGACAACTAATAAAATTCTTATTGTTAAACATATAGGTTTTTCCCCAATTTAAATTTTTGGTATGGATTTTAGATAAGTTATAAAACAATTCAATCTAACGAaacatgaatatcagtttagtACCTATGTGTGTGTAATGATATTCCCAAACAAAACATCGATTTCTCACATCGACAACTCATGCGCtggtaactttttatttttacagtagCAAGTGCATGTCGAATACTCCCATGAATGAGCATTAAACTAAAGAAACAGACATTTTTATTAGTGCCTGTACCATCGCTCTTCGTCCGCTTTGCAATTCAAATGATGGGGAACAAAGGTATCGATGGACGTCACGAAAACCGAACGGGCCGTGAGCTTATGGGAGTCGCGCTTGCGAATACAGGCGTGCTCCGCAGGACGCAAAGTTGCTTGAAAAACAAGAGCTATGGCTCGTGTGACCATAATGTAAGAAGATATTACATGCATTCGTTTTTGCAGGGACAAATGAATCGTACTATTTGAGCCGTAGGGATTCTCAGTCTCAGGCACAGCATGGGCCGAACGTATGCACCTGATGAAGATAGTATGGATTGGTGCAAGATGATCGTTTTTCTAGGAAAAGGAATTGTGGTTTTTTGGCGCAAAGCATTCCAAGAATAGATTTCATggaaatgataaaataattaaacaagatataaaaaaatatttaggttaAAAATCTTCTCTTACgagtatgtacagtcacggaatgaaaaggttcgtcagttttcaaattgattccttcaacgaatcgcgagcacatattaccttttgaaactatgttacagaataatctcgagttagagaaaataatctttaactgttcgtcagtaaagttcaaaattattaattcagatcaaagttgtttgacgatttatcttgtcaagaagattattatgattgataaactaaaaccttcttgttggttcaacctgccattattatttctattaaattaaaaaaaactattgtcaattattggtcaatgtcatcattgcattgcactgatgggatagaaaaataaacaagcaaaaccttattcgttagcaaacgttattttatttaaatgttagcagcactgtttcttgcactgttatgttggcaggtttgactcttacagtacctagtgcaagcgaaaaccgacactaaggtgacgaaccttttcattccgcgactgtactagTAATGGAAGGTTTGCTCAGTGaatttaacattttataatattgtgtgtagtgtagttacttattaaaatatttctacaCATTCTAACCATTTAATGAAAGTGATGGCCTCTGAATCATAAAAGCCAACACTCAACTTATGACAGTCCTCATACTCCTCAACCCTTGGCCACCCCGAGGGTCAGGAGGTGAAGTCAGCAAAGATGACGATCTGATACGCGCTTGGTAGGGGTCGCTCCTGTATTGTCTCCTCTGGAATCCGGGCCGTAGTGTTTATGATACCCCCACTTTTTGCTGTCGCGTGGTGGTCTTGTATTGAACTCTGGAAGTGAAGCAAAAATGTCTAACCTGCTTTGTGAAATTGGCATCTAGCCAACAAGTCAACACTGATATCAAATTCAATACCTGACGATTCAACCTTTGTTTGCTTGGCACCTGCCAATTCCAATTGAGAGTCTAACAAACCacaaaaacatgaaaaatagcGTCAAAATCCATCTAGTGTTCTAGGAGGAATTCAATAGCACACAtaaggattttttaaaatttgttaaatcaATTTCCTCATAAAGGACTGGAACCTATGACCTTAACTTGCCAGGTGATCATtgagataaaaaaatgtttatcttttgttttcatgtaaaaatcgtattgagaaataaagtattcaaattaCTATGGCAGTTCAATCTCTGGTTTGGTTGATTTTCATCTTATTTTGGTAACAAGATAACCCAAATTCGATTATTTGATTGGATGTCCTGAATTCAAGGATAATGTGATTGAGTTATATTTTTTGTGAGGACCAATAAAACCGACAGAGCTGCTGTCAATCGAATTATACTAAAATCTATCTGGAGCTGGAGTTTGACGGCTTTAAAACGTATTGCTAGATTGGTAATTTGAGTTCTTGAGtaatttgcattattttattacGGTTTATTGTCAGCATAAGAACCTGCCACGAAATGCCAAA encodes the following:
- the LOC135076316 gene encoding opsin-1-like, with the translated sequence MATGPGVAALQAWGGQVAAFGTANQTVVDKVAPEMLHMVDPHWYQFPPMNPLWHGLLGFTIGVLGLISIIGNGMVIYIFSSTKNLKTPSNLLVVNLAFSDFLMMCAMAPAMVINCYNETWVFGPFACELYGCAGSLFGCASIWSMTMIAFDRYNVIVKGIAAQPMTKNGALSRILFIWAFSLAWTLAPFFGWNRYVPEGNMTACGTDYLTKDWLSRSYILVYSVFVYFLPLLLIIYSYYFIVQAVAAHEKAMREQAKKMNVASLRSSEAANTSAECKLAKVALMTISLWFMAWTPYLVINYTGVFESAPISPLATIWGSLFAKANAVYNPIVYGISHPKYRAALYKKFPSLSCQASPEDGGDVVSATTAVSDEKPAA